From a region of the Halolamina sp. CBA1230 genome:
- a CDS encoding GNAT family N-acetyltransferase: protein MLPSQRVADAEYAKRRALADVTETRFGPFVHDPDHDDRAAATQLLDARLPTVDAPLPDRDQAARALLDRLDSLFDRCNLPHRVVAGTDPETAARLAPLARDRGYERENYWALLPHRVEAPDSRNGLRFDGRPHGSDAARTVHELVGRDPAGVAYAAAFTSALGGTELVAFRGEDPVGAAGWYVHDGGGDEAPVARLTHVGVAPGIHGEGIGAALIRRVVDRCPLPSSRIVVCATGERTGFYERIGFVRNNALWRFARLP from the coding sequence GTGCTCCCCTCCCAGCGCGTCGCCGACGCGGAGTACGCGAAACGCCGCGCGCTCGCCGACGTGACCGAGACGCGGTTCGGCCCGTTCGTCCACGACCCCGACCACGACGACCGCGCGGCGGCGACGCAGCTGCTCGACGCGCGACTGCCGACCGTCGACGCACCGCTGCCCGACCGTGATCAGGCCGCGCGGGCGCTTCTCGACAGACTGGACTCGCTGTTCGACCGCTGCAATCTCCCACACCGCGTCGTCGCTGGGACCGACCCCGAAACTGCGGCCCGACTCGCACCGCTCGCACGGGATCGGGGGTACGAACGCGAGAACTACTGGGCGCTGCTCCCCCACCGCGTCGAGGCGCCCGACAGCCGGAACGGTCTCCGGTTCGACGGCCGGCCCCACGGGAGCGACGCCGCCCGAACCGTCCACGAGTTGGTGGGGCGCGACCCCGCGGGTGTCGCCTACGCGGCCGCATTCACGAGCGCGCTCGGTGGCACGGAACTGGTCGCGTTCCGCGGCGAGGACCCCGTCGGCGCCGCCGGCTGGTACGTCCACGACGGAGGGGGAGACGAGGCACCGGTCGCTCGGCTGACTCACGTCGGCGTCGCTCCCGGCATCCACGGCGAAGGCATCGGTGCCGCGCTGATCCGGAGGGTCGTCGATCGCTGCCCGCTCCCGAGCAGCCGGATCGTCGTCTGTGCGACTGGCGAGCGGACCGGGTTCTACGAGCGGATCGGGTTCGTCCGGAACAACGCTCTCTGGCGGTTCGCTCGCCTCCCCTGA
- a CDS encoding cystathionine gamma-synthase, translating into MSDDNDEERIETRAIHAGQEPDEETGALMTPIYANSTYEQDAPGDHRGYEYSRTGNPTRTDLEANLAALEGGEFGRAFSSGMGSINTVLNLLESGDHVVAGDDVYGGTHRIFTQVYEEYDLEFDFVDTTDHDAVRDAIQENTELLWVETPTNPLLNVNDIDALTDIADEYGALSAVDNTFATPMLQRPLEHGADIVSHSLTKYLGGHSDVVGGALIVDDPELDDRIGFYQNSVGATPSPFDCFLVLRGTKTLPVRMDRHCENASELAHWLQDHDAVDRVYYPGLESHPDHELASEQMDDFGGMLSFELDGTLDQARTVVSETDVFTLAESLGGVESLIEQPATMTHAAIPKEEREAAGLTDGLIRVSVGVEHVDDLKADLQGAFDEAL; encoded by the coding sequence ATGAGCGACGACAACGACGAGGAACGGATCGAGACGCGCGCGATCCACGCCGGCCAGGAGCCCGACGAGGAGACCGGTGCGCTGATGACGCCGATCTACGCCAACTCCACGTACGAGCAGGACGCGCCGGGCGACCACCGCGGCTACGAGTACTCCCGGACGGGCAACCCAACCCGGACCGATCTGGAAGCGAACCTCGCCGCACTCGAGGGCGGGGAGTTCGGCCGCGCGTTCTCCTCGGGGATGGGGTCGATCAACACGGTCCTCAATCTGCTCGAATCCGGCGACCACGTCGTCGCCGGCGACGACGTGTACGGCGGCACCCACCGCATCTTCACGCAGGTGTACGAGGAGTACGACCTGGAGTTCGACTTCGTCGACACCACGGACCACGACGCCGTCCGCGACGCGATACAGGAGAACACCGAACTGCTCTGGGTCGAGACGCCCACGAACCCGCTGCTGAACGTCAACGACATCGACGCGCTGACCGACATCGCCGACGAGTACGGCGCGCTCTCGGCGGTGGACAACACGTTCGCGACCCCGATGCTCCAGCGCCCGCTGGAACACGGCGCGGACATCGTCTCCCACTCGCTGACGAAGTATCTCGGCGGCCACTCCGACGTGGTCGGCGGCGCGCTGATCGTCGACGACCCCGAACTCGACGACCGGATCGGGTTCTACCAGAACTCCGTCGGCGCGACGCCGTCGCCGTTCGACTGCTTCCTCGTCCTCCGCGGGACGAAGACCCTGCCCGTGCGGATGGACCGTCACTGCGAGAACGCGAGCGAACTGGCTCACTGGCTGCAGGACCACGACGCGGTGGACCGCGTCTACTACCCCGGGCTGGAGAGCCACCCGGACCACGAACTGGCGAGCGAGCAGATGGACGACTTCGGCGGGATGCTCAGCTTCGAACTCGACGGCACGCTCGACCAGGCCCGGACGGTCGTCTCCGAGACCGACGTGTTCACGCTCGCCGAATCGCTCGGCGGCGTCGAGAGCCTGATCGAGCAGCCGGCGACGATGACCCACGCCGCGATTCCGAAGGAGGAACGCGAGGCCGCGGGGCTGACCGACGGGCTGATCCGCGTCAGCGTCGGCGTCGAGCACGTCGACGATCTGAAGGCCGACCTACAGGGGGCGTTCGACGAGGCGCTGTAG
- a CDS encoding 50S ribosomal protein L21e produces MPSSNGPTTGTRNKLSNHPRERGMSPPQRAIAEFDEGQKVHLVLDPSVEDGRFHARFNGHTGEVVGQQGDAFKVQITDGGKEKTIIATAAHLRAQEE; encoded by the coding sequence ATGCCTAGCTCCAACGGGCCCACCACTGGAACGCGGAACAAGCTCTCGAACCACCCCCGCGAGCGCGGTATGTCGCCGCCCCAGCGCGCCATCGCCGAGTTCGACGAGGGCCAGAAGGTCCACCTCGTGCTCGACCCCTCGGTGGAGGACGGGCGCTTCCACGCGCGCTTCAACGGCCACACAGGCGAGGTCGTCGGCCAGCAGGGCGACGCGTTCAAGGTGCAGATCACCGACGGCGGCAAGGAGAAGACGATCATCGCCACCGCCGCCCATCTCCGCGCGCAGGAGGAGTAA
- a CDS encoding RNA polymerase Rpb4 family protein — MTIFKEKLDEEYLTAAEVKEELQSVEEQRAADEDRELRYELARAIEHVNRFALLDAEESRELVERLQELDKVDDPTAHKIADLLPRDRDELRTVYAQERYSLSGDELDEILNIVAEYA, encoded by the coding sequence ATGACGATCTTCAAAGAGAAGCTCGACGAGGAGTATCTCACCGCGGCCGAGGTGAAAGAGGAGCTCCAGTCCGTCGAGGAGCAGCGCGCGGCCGACGAGGACCGCGAGCTCCGCTACGAGCTCGCCCGCGCCATCGAACACGTCAACCGCTTCGCCCTCCTCGACGCCGAGGAGTCCCGCGAGCTGGTCGAGCGCCTGCAGGAGCTCGACAAGGTCGACGACCCGACCGCTCACAAGATCGCGGACCTGCTCCCCCGCGACCGCGACGAGCTGCGAACGGTGTACGCACAGGAGCGCTACTCGCTGTCTGGCGACGAGCTCGACGAGATCCTCAACATCGTCGCCGAGTACGCCTGA
- a CDS encoding DUF655 domain-containing protein — translation MSDAEESGTAEDAAEDEAVEHAVVLDHLPYGRPDDDRPQHQKPEIAYAVGEENFDLFELTLADDADVSIGDRIVVAPDADRELVQRYREIDHDDLSRGAEQELEYVIEEIVERHPQRFLDYFNDAQPLTLRLHQLNVLPGIGEKLRDDILESRKREGPFESFEELEERISGLHDAKGTVVDRIIEELTEDVKYQAFVGEEQ, via the coding sequence ATGAGCGACGCCGAAGAGTCCGGTACGGCCGAGGACGCCGCCGAGGACGAGGCGGTCGAGCACGCGGTCGTGCTCGACCATCTCCCGTACGGACGGCCCGACGACGACCGGCCACAGCACCAGAAACCCGAGATCGCCTACGCCGTCGGCGAGGAGAACTTCGACCTGTTCGAGCTCACGCTGGCCGACGACGCCGACGTGAGTATCGGCGACCGGATCGTCGTCGCGCCCGACGCCGACCGGGAGCTCGTCCAGCGCTACCGGGAGATCGACCACGACGACCTCTCCCGGGGCGCCGAGCAGGAGCTGGAGTACGTGATCGAGGAGATCGTCGAACGCCACCCCCAGCGCTTCCTCGACTACTTCAACGACGCCCAGCCGCTGACGCTGCGGCTCCACCAGCTCAACGTCCTGCCCGGGATCGGCGAGAAGCTCCGGGACGACATCCTCGAGAGCCGCAAACGGGAGGGCCCCTTCGAGAGCTTCGAGGAGCTGGAGGAGCGGATCTCCGGCCTCCACGACGCCAAGGGAACCGTCGTCGACCGGATCATCGAGGAGCTGACGGAGGACGTGAAGTACCAGGCGTTCGTCGGCGAGGAGCAGTAG
- a CDS encoding HemK2/MTQ2 family protein methyltransferase encodes MTDGDDSSVSGLAERRGQETKVYQPAEDSGLLADAAAEFARGRTLEVGTGSGWVAEQVASEVPETVAADVNPHACRQARERGVEAVRTNLTDAFADGSFETVLFNPPYLPTDPENEWDDWMEQALSGGESGRELIEPFLDDLGRVLAPGGQALLLVSSLAGFEEVEELARDAGFVPEEVRQESYPFETLSILRLTRFSICGKPSSGKIE; translated from the coding sequence ATGACCGACGGGGACGACTCGTCGGTGTCGGGACTCGCCGAGCGTCGCGGACAGGAGACGAAGGTGTACCAGCCGGCGGAGGACTCGGGGCTGCTCGCCGACGCCGCCGCGGAGTTCGCCCGCGGCCGCACGCTCGAGGTCGGCACTGGCTCGGGCTGGGTCGCCGAACAGGTCGCCTCGGAGGTTCCCGAAACCGTCGCCGCTGACGTGAACCCCCACGCTTGCCGGCAGGCTCGGGAGCGCGGCGTCGAGGCAGTCCGGACGAACCTCACGGACGCGTTCGCCGACGGGAGCTTCGAGACGGTGCTGTTCAACCCTCCCTACCTCCCGACAGATCCGGAGAACGAGTGGGACGACTGGATGGAGCAGGCGCTCTCCGGCGGCGAGAGCGGCCGAGAGCTGATCGAGCCGTTTCTCGACGACCTCGGGCGCGTGCTCGCGCCCGGCGGGCAGGCGCTGCTGCTCGTCTCCTCGCTCGCGGGGTTCGAGGAGGTCGAGGAGCTGGCCCGCGATGCCGGCTTCGTCCCCGAGGAGGTGCGACAGGAGTCGTACCCTTTCGAGACGCTGTCGATCCTGCGGCTGACGCGGTTCTCGATCTGTGGGAAGCCGTCGAGCGGGAAGATCGAGTAG
- a CDS encoding 16S ribosomal RNA methyltransferase A, with protein MTGADDLRDPDALIRRAKRGNPEFDQHFLVDDRVLDRLPGYLPEGADRSHVLEIGGGTGALTDRLLDAAPAGGEVTVVERDPDLVSFLREEFAGAIDAGDLTVIAGDALAVDLPEFTASVSNLPYGASSEIAFDLLPRECPLVLMFQQEFAERMVAAPGEDDYGRLSVSAQHYADVEIVEHVPAEAFDPRPRVDSAVVRCTPREPEYEVADEAFFLRFVKALFTQRRKTMRNAVRNTAHISGLEEPDAVVDAAEESLMSQRAGTVSPAEFAELARIATRIDPGVVAEGDD; from the coding sequence ATGACTGGGGCCGACGACCTGCGGGACCCCGACGCCCTCATCCGGCGGGCCAAGCGGGGGAACCCGGAGTTCGACCAACACTTCCTCGTCGACGACCGGGTGCTCGACCGGCTGCCGGGCTACCTGCCCGAAGGGGCCGACCGCTCGCACGTCCTCGAGATCGGCGGCGGGACGGGCGCGCTCACCGATCGCCTGCTCGACGCCGCGCCCGCCGGCGGGGAGGTGACCGTCGTCGAGCGCGACCCGGATCTCGTCTCGTTCCTCCGGGAGGAGTTCGCCGGCGCGATCGACGCCGGCGACCTGACCGTGATCGCGGGCGACGCGCTCGCAGTCGACCTGCCGGAGTTCACGGCGTCGGTGTCGAACCTCCCCTACGGCGCCTCCTCCGAGATCGCGTTCGATCTCCTGCCCCGGGAGTGCCCGCTCGTCCTGATGTTCCAGCAGGAGTTCGCCGAGCGCATGGTCGCCGCGCCGGGCGAGGACGACTACGGTCGGCTCTCCGTGTCGGCCCAGCACTACGCCGACGTGGAGATCGTGGAGCACGTCCCCGCCGAGGCGTTCGACCCCCGCCCCCGCGTCGACAGCGCGGTCGTTCGCTGTACGCCGCGCGAACCGGAGTACGAGGTGGCCGACGAGGCCTTCTTCCTCAGGTTCGTGAAGGCGCTGTTCACCCAGCGCCGGAAGACGATGCGCAACGCCGTCCGGAACACCGCCCACATCTCGGGGCTAGAGGAGCCGGACGCCGTCGTGGACGCGGCGGAGGAGTCGCTGATGAGCCAGCGTGCGGGAACCGTTTCGCCGGCGGAGTTCGCCGAGCTGGCGCGGATTGCGACACGCATCGACCCCGGCGTCGTCGCCGAGGGGGACGACTGA
- a CDS encoding mechanosensitive ion channel domain-containing protein: MLGNYPLQDVIQSTFSSMQARVLVTVLALVLLAIVGVGVRSIGPRLKEYLDDAVAESAQAGFMALCTAIVSLFLISVWRAGGLVERGFEQIDPSPSQVAAIGLTFVILVASYGLTRLTKSSIRRLSKERGAISDHQQEVAHHLVQIVIFAMAVLVVLGIWNVDPGQLLLGAGAAGIIIGLAARQTLGAVLAGFVVLFSRPFDLGDWVVIGEEEGIVTDISVFNTRIRTFDDEYVMIPNDIVTATEIRNRSRKGRLRIETDVGVDYDTDVEHAMEVAAEAMAETETPMERPDPNVVLSEFSGSSVVLKLRYYIDNPSARKMWKARTEVMTAVKEAFDAEGIKIPYPQRELSGRPEAGGLAVSGVSASDVTDGDADDTEEDSEADDDRIEREDAADADERENGDSAAEKNDGDTDDESDTEADE, from the coding sequence ATGCTCGGCAACTATCCGCTCCAGGACGTGATCCAATCGACGTTCTCGTCGATGCAGGCCAGAGTGCTGGTGACGGTGCTCGCACTGGTGCTGCTGGCGATCGTCGGCGTCGGGGTGCGCTCGATCGGCCCGCGGCTGAAGGAGTATCTCGACGACGCCGTCGCCGAGTCGGCCCAGGCCGGGTTCATGGCGCTGTGTACGGCGATCGTCTCGCTGTTCCTGATCTCGGTCTGGCGGGCCGGCGGGCTGGTCGAGCGCGGCTTCGAACAGATCGACCCATCCCCGAGTCAGGTCGCCGCGATCGGGCTGACGTTCGTCATCCTCGTGGCCTCCTACGGGCTGACGCGGCTCACCAAGAGTAGCATCCGGCGACTCTCGAAGGAGCGCGGGGCGATCAGCGATCATCAGCAGGAGGTCGCCCACCACCTCGTTCAGATCGTTATCTTCGCGATGGCGGTGCTGGTGGTGCTGGGGATCTGGAACGTCGACCCTGGCCAACTGCTGCTCGGCGCGGGGGCTGCAGGTATCATAATCGGCCTCGCGGCCCGGCAGACGCTGGGTGCGGTGCTCGCCGGCTTCGTGGTGCTGTTCTCGCGGCCGTTCGATCTGGGCGACTGGGTCGTGATCGGCGAGGAGGAGGGGATCGTCACCGACATCAGCGTGTTCAACACCCGAATCCGGACGTTCGACGACGAGTACGTGATGATCCCCAACGACATCGTCACGGCCACCGAGATCCGCAACCGCTCCCGGAAGGGCCGCCTGCGGATCGAGACCGACGTCGGCGTCGACTACGACACCGACGTGGAGCACGCGATGGAGGTCGCCGCCGAGGCGATGGCCGAGACGGAGACGCCGATGGAGCGCCCCGACCCAAACGTCGTGCTCTCGGAGTTCAGCGGCTCCAGCGTGGTGCTGAAGCTGCGCTACTACATCGACAACCCCAGCGCCCGGAAGATGTGGAAGGCCCGAACGGAGGTAATGACGGCGGTCAAGGAGGCGTTCGACGCCGAGGGGATCAAGATCCCGTACCCACAGCGGGAACTCTCCGGCCGGCCGGAGGCCGGCGGGCTCGCGGTCTCGGGCGTCAGTGCGAGTGACGTGACCGACGGCGACGCCGACGACACGGAGGAGGACAGCGAGGCGGACGACGACCGCATCGAGCGGGAGGACGCCGCCGACGCTGACGAGCGTGAGAACGGCGATAGTGCCGCCGAGAAGAACGACGGGGATACCGACGACGAGAGCGACACCGAGGCGGACGAATGA